The genome window AATCGAAGGTGACGTGGGCGAGCACGAAACCGTCACGAGCCAACGCTTCCCGCTCTCGCATCACGTCGGGCCCCACGTCGCCAACACCGCTTCCGTCGACAAAGACGTACCCGCCGGGTATACGCTCACCAACCTTCATTTTGCCGTTTTGGAATTCAACCACCGTACCGTTCTCGATGACGGCGATGTTTTCCTGTGGAAGCCCAAGTTCGCCTCCCAGTGCGGCGTGCTGTTTCAGGTGGCGCAGTTCACCGTGGATGGGGATCAAGTGTTGCGGCCGCACCAACTGGATGAGCAGCTTCATCTCCTCCTGTTTGGCGTGTCCCGACACGTGTACCGGGGCGATGGGATCGTAAATCACATCCGCGCCGCCCTGATAGAGGCGGTTGATCGTGCGGTTGATCATTTCCTCGTTCCCGGGTATCGGATGGGATGAGAGCACGATCGTGTCCTTGGAATGCAGGCCGAAGCGCCGATTTTTACCGGTGGACAGGCGGCCCAAAATGGAAGAGGGTTCCCCCTGCGTTCCCGTGCACATGAGTACAACCTTGGACGACTTCATTTTCAAAGCCTGATCCAACGGCACGACGATTTCATCGGGAACTTCCAGGTAGCCCAGTTTACGGGCCATCTTGGCGTTCTCGACCATGCTGGTGCCTACGAAGGAGATCACGCGGCTGTGGCGGGCGGCAGCGTTGGCGACTTGCTGCATGCGCGAGATGAGCGAGGCGAACGAGGCGATGAGGATTCTGCCTTCTGCCTGCTGGAACACTTTGTCGAAAGCCGGGTCGATAACCGCTTCGGAGGGCGTCCAGCCCGGTTCGTCCGCGTTGGTCGAATCGGCCAGCAGTGCGAGTACGCCCCGCGTGCCAAACTCGGCCAGTTTGCCGAAATCCGTCGGCCAGCCGTCGACGGGCGTATGGTCGAATTTATAGTCGCCGGAATGAACGATCAGCCCGGCAGGTGTGGTGATGCCCAAGCCAACCCCGTCGGGGATGGAATGGCAGACGTGGAAGAATTCCACGCCAAACGGTCCGATCTGGACTTCATCACCGGCCTGGACCGTGTTCAGGGTCACGTTTTTCGGTTCGCCGCCGCGCTTGAGCTTGACCTCCAGGAGGCCGCGCGTCAACTGGGTGGCATAAATCGGAGCGCTGATTTCTTCCAGGACGTGCCGGATCGCACCGGTGTGATCTTCATGGCCGTGGGTGATGATGATGCCGCGCACCTTGTCTTTCTTGTCGAGAAGGTATTCAAAATCAGGGATGATGTAATCGATCCCCAACATGTCGTTTTCCGGGAACATTACCCCGGTATCGATGACGAGAATGTTCTCTCCGTACTCGACGACCATCATGTTCTTCCCGATTTCCCCCAATCCGCCGAGTGGAATTAATCTCAATTTCTTGCTTGCCATATTTCTTCTTTCCTTTATGTAATACCATGAATAATTGCGGGGAAACGTGACAATGCCCCGTCTGGTATTATACCGAGCGGGGTAAACGGGCAAAATGGAATTTTGGCCATCTAGTTGAGGCGGGTTACGTCCGTTGCCTGAGGACCATGTATGATGGTGTTTTCGAGGAAGAATACAACCTGCTCGCCTTGCGATAAGAAGGGCGTTTTTTCGTCCACGATGTCCCGGTAGTGCACGAAGACGTTCTCACCGTCTTCGGCGTCGATGTAACCGTATCCTTTTGAGCCGTCAAACCAGCGAACGACGCCGGTTGTGCGTTTTGCCACGTATATTACCTCCGTAATTAAACCATCGGATTGTAACACCTCGGATTTCGGACGTCAAAGTATTATTCCTCCCTGGATGGTCAAGAAGAATGCCACAAATTTTTCGGGAAAACCTGGATTTCGCATCATCATGGAGGCTTCCTGATTGGTCGGTAAAGTATCCATTTCCAGCACAACGTGTGATATGCTTTGCGAGATGACCTGCGGTATTTGAACAGAGATGCATGGAGGCGTTGATCAAGGAGCGATGAATGCCGACCCTCGAAGAAGCAAAGAGCTGGTACGACCCCAACGATCCGGTTCATGGATTTGACCACGTTCAGCGCGTGCTGCACATGGCGGAATACCTGGGACGGGAACTCGGTGCGGACCTGGAAGTTATCCGGGCCGCCGCCCTGCTGCATGACGCGGCCGGCGCGCACCCACAATCTCAGGTGCCTCGTGAGCAGCATGAACATGCTTCTGCCGAATTCGGTCGCCAGGTGCTGCAGGAGGAAGGCTGGCCGCAAGACCGTATCGATGCCGTCTTGCACTGCATCCTGGCGCACCGCTATCGCGGCAATTTGAAACCAAAAACATTGGAAGCGAAGATCCTTTTCGATGCCGATAAACTCGATGTGATCGGCGCCTTCGGAATTGCGCGTACGATTGGCTATGCTGTGCAAGCCGGCCTTCCCATTTACCAGGCGCCGTCGAAGAAATTCCTCGAAAAGGGGGAAACCGAGCCGAACGAAGCGCACAGTGCATATCACGAGCACCTGCGCAAGCTGCGCCACGTGAAGGATCGTCTGATGACGGAGCCGGCGCGTGCCATCGGCGAACGCCGCTACCAATTGCTGAGTGATTTCTTCGAACAGCTTGCCGTGGAAGCGAGTTGTGATGTGCCGGATCGGGCCAGCGGGTGATGATTGCTCGGGGGCTTCCTTTTCTGGAATGAGGGTCTTGCTCGTTTTCTTCTCGTTGACCCGACCGAACCGAGCCCGGTAAAATTCAGTCGATTTCAGGAAACTCGATGAACAAAAACGATAAACCGTTGATATTGTTGACCAACGACGACGGCATTCGCTCTCCGGGACTATGGGCCGCCGCGGATGCGCTGTCCGAGTTGGGCTTTGTGGTGGTCGCTGCCCCGCGGGAGCAAAGCTCGGGATACGGACGCAGTCTGCCGAACTCCTCGGATGGTGTGATTCGGGAAGAAGAAGTAACCGTGCGCGGAAAATCCTGGGAAGTGTTCGCCGTGGGCGGATCGCCGGCCCAGGCCGTGCAGTGTGGCGTGCTCGAGATTGCGCCACGCCGGCCGGACCTCGTCGTCGCCGGAATCAACTATGGGGAGAACGTCGGTCTGGGTGTGACCATTTCCGGCACGGTCGGTGCGGCTCTGGAAGCCGCAGCTTTGGGAATCCCCGCTCTCGCCGTCTCGGTCGAAGCAGAGCCGCATTTGCATCTTTCGTATTCGCCAGAAGTAGACTTCAGCACGGCGGCTTATTTCACCCAGCGCTTTGCAAGAGTCGCAATGCGGATGGAGTGGATGCACGATGTCGACGTGATTAAAGTAGAAGTGCCGCGTGATGCAACGCCCGAAACGCCATGGCGGTTGACGCGTTTGACCAGGGCGAAGTATTACGTACCGCTCACTTCAACGCGCGACAATCTGGACGAGGCGTCCTCGGTCGGATATACGGTCTCCCAGGCGCATGAAACGTTCGAACCGGGCAGTGATGCGCACGCGCTGCGCGTGCTCCATCAGGTCGCAGTCACACCGTTGAGTATCGACCTGACGTCCCGAGTTGATTTCCAGTCATTGGAAAGCCTATTCCGCGACAGGGATGAAATCGGAACCGACAATTGACCGGTCTTACGAGGATCGTTTTTCGTCCAGGGGTTTGAGTTTGGCTTCCTGCTCGTAAGGGGGAAGGATTCCCTCAGCAAGGGCATCGACCAATTCGTTGTGAATGTTCCCATTCGTGGCGACGATGGAAGTGGCTCGACTGACATCGAGGCGGTCGCCGATCGCACGGCTGACAACCCCGTTGGCTTCAGTCACCATCAACGTGCCTGCGGCGATGTCCCAGGGGAAGGAGCACATCTCCCAGTAACCTTCAAAATACCCGGCTGCGACGTAGGCGAGATCCAGTGCGGCAGAGCCCAGTCTGCGAACGCCCTGCGTTCGTAGGGCGAGATGGGAGAAATGGTCCAGGTTGTTGTCGATGCGAGTGCGGATGTCGTATGCGAAACCCGTTGCCAGCAGGCTTTGATTGAGCGATTTCACACTCGAAACGTTTAGCCGTTGATCGTCCAGCCACGCGCCTTGACCACGTCGGGCGTGGAACAACTCATCCCGCAGCGGATCGTAAATCACGCCGAGTTCGAGCTGGCCGTTTACCATGTAAGCGAGCGAGATGGAGAACACCGGTACGCCGTGAGCGAAGTTGACGGTTCCATCCAGTGGATCCAGGAACCAATGACCGGAGCCTTCGTTGTATTCGCCGCTCTCTTCGGCGACGATGGCGTCTTCCGGGAAAGCTCGCTGCAGTCTCTCGACCACAAACCGCTCGGAACGCAGATCGTATTCCGTGACGAGATCGATTTCCCCCTTCTTGCGTATCTCTTTGGCGTTTCCGTAGCCTTGCCGTATGATGACGCCGGCCTCGCGGGTCAGGTTCTTGGCGAATGTATATCGGTCGCTGGTCACGAGCGGGATTCTTTCCGGGAACCCCTCAGTTTTTCGAGAGCTTCTAATTCTCCCGCGATTTGTCTGTACTGCGCTTTCGTCTGGCGCAGCAGCGTTTCGAACTCGTTGCGCTGCCTTTTGGGGACGCTCTCGACGAGGCGCCGGGCTCGCATGATTTGATCGTATTTTTGTTTCAGCTTGGATTCGAGGCGCTTACGGTAGCCTCGATGGAAACTCTCGTCCGAAAGTGGTTCGGGGGTCTCGATTTCGGATCCGGTGAGGATTTCTCCCACCGTGAGCAGCAGTTCTTGAGCATCGACGGGCTTTTCGAGGAAGGTCACCGCACCGAGGCTGAGCGCGAAATCGATGTCCTCCTGGCTGATGAAGGTGGCGGATATGAAGAGGATGGGAATCTTTTCCGTCTTGGGATTGGAGCGTAAGTTCTGCGCCAGGGCGAAACCATCCATTCTGGGCATCATGATGTCTGCAAGAATGAGAGATGGTTCCTGTTTTTTAATCTCTTCTAACGCTTCCACCCCATCCCGGGCGGAGACCACGATGTATCCCCGGTGGATCAATGTCGCCTCGAGCAGCTCGCGGAAGTAATCGGCGTCCTCGACGATGAGGATGGGGTGTTCCAGCGTATCCATGTTCTGATTGTACCCTCTATTGAACGGAGATCAAAAGCGAATCGCTACAGGAGCGGATTTTTACGGCGCTGTGTTTCTTGAATCAGTTCTTGGAAAATTCGAAAACCGCCAACGATTCGAGGTGGTAGGTCTGGGGGAAGAGATCGATCGGGGTGACGGATTCCAGCTTGAAGCCGGCCTGGACGAGCCGCTTGGCGTCGCGGGCAAGTGTGGAGGGATCGCAAGACAGGTAGACCAATTTTGCCGGAGCGAGTTCGATGAGCGTGTCGCGAACTTCCCGGCTCAAACCATCTCGCGGCGGGTCGACGAGGATCATGTCGGGCTTCTCCTGAATCGAGGGCAGGGCCATCTCCACCGGGGCTTCGTACAATGCAACATCGTCGAACGCTCGCAAATTGACCTCGAAATCTCTGCACGACCAGAGGGATTGTTCCACCGCAACGAGCCTTGCACCGTGGCGCGCGATGAAAGCGCTGAACAGGCCTGCGCCGGCATAGAGATCGAAGATGGTTTCTCCGGGCTTGGGGTCGATGGCACGGAGGACGAGTCGGACCAATTCGTCGAGCAGCAGGCTGTTCACTTGAAAGAACGAGCGTGCCGACACTCGGAAGCGCTGATCGAGCACGTCATAGGCGAGATATTCATTTCCGGCGATGACGGTCACACCTTGTGGACCGAGCCATACCAGCGAGGCGGGAAGATCGATGCTGATATCTAGCTCGGGCTCGAGTTCGCTCTGCAGCGCGATTAGCACTTCCCCGTCTGTGCCCGTGCGCAGGATGATGCGTTCGAGGTCGAACCGCTCCGCGGCATCGATGCGGGGCCAGACCTCGTCGATTTCGGGGAGTGGAAGATGGCATTCCCGGATGGGCACGACATCGTTAGTGCTCGCGGCCATGAAACCCAGGCGGCCATCGTCTGCTAGCGAGAATTGAAGTTGATTGCGCGTGTTCCAGGGGGACGGCGAGGGCACGATGGATCTCGTAGGAGGTGCTTCGAAACCGCCGATGCGCACGAGTTGATCTCGGAGAATGCCCGCCTTGATTTTTAGCTGGGTGTCGTAGGGGGCGTGCTGGTAATGGCACCCGCCGCACTCGGTGAAATGGGGGCAGCGCGGATCGATTCGCTCGGGAGACGCTTCGAGGACTTCCACGAGTCGGGCGCGCGCCCAGCTTTTGCGTGCGTCGACAATTTCGACGCGCACCGTCTCGCCGGGCAGAGCAAAGGCCACGAAGGTCATCCTGCCGTCCTCGTCGCGGCCGAAGGCCTCTCCACCGTAAGCGCTGCCGCTTAGTTGTAGATCGATGATCGTCATTCTCGTAGGGCCAAAAAGGCGTCTATTTGATCGAGCAGCGATTGAAGATCCGCTGACGTCGTCTCCCCCATGTGTCCGATGCGGAAGGTTTCGCCCTTGAGTTTCCCGTAGCCGTTGGCCAGGACCATGTCGCTTTTTTGCAGGAAGGAACTGAGTTGGTTGAAGTCGATGCCGCGAGTGTTGCGCACGGTCGTGACGGTTTTCGAACGGTATCCTTCGGCGGCGAAGAGGGCAAAACGGTCCTGCGCCCAGGATTGTGCGAGTCGGGCTAGTTCGCGGTGGCGTTCGAAGCGGGACCGGATTCCTTCCTCGAGGATACGTTCGAGCTGCTTCTCGAGGGCGTAGAGTAAAGTGACTGCAGGCGTGGCGGGAGTCATGTTGCGCTCCAGGTATCGCTTGTAGAGTAGAAAGTCGAAATACCAGCCGCGATGTGGGATGCGCTCGGCACGCTGCAGCGCTCTCTCGCTGACGGCCGCAAAGGCGAGGCCCGGTGGGAGGGCGAAGCATTTTTGGGAGGAGGTCAGCAAAACGTCGAGATCCCATTCGTCCACGGGGATATCGACTCCGGCGGCCGAGGAGACGGCGTCTACCAGAATCATTAAATCGGAATTGACCTGGCGCGCCCGCGCGGCGATGTCCGCGAGGGGATTCTCGACTCCCGTCGAGGTTTCGTTGTGAACGATCGCCAACGCATCATACTTCTTGCTTTGGAGTGCGGCTGCGACTTGCTCCGCCGTGTTGGGTTCTCCCCAGTTGGCGTCGAGGCGATCGACGGGGATCGCATTACTCACGGCAACAGCGTGCCAGCGCTCTCCGAAAGCGCCACAAACGCAGATCAATAATCGTTCGGCGACGCAGTTACGCAGCGCACCTTCCTGCAGCCCACTTCCCGACGATGCGGTGATGAAAACACGATTTTCGGTTTGAAATACCTGTTTCATCATCGGCTGAATTCGGCCCATGAGATCTGCAAGTGCCTGGCTGCGGTGACCGATTACGGCTTTCGTTTGTGCCTCGAGTACTTCGTCTGCGACGTTTGTCGGCCCGGGGATGAAAAGCTTAGGCATCAGTACTTCCCTCGATAAGGATTTATCCGATTGTAACAGACACAAATACGGAGACATAGGCGAATCTGTGGAATTCGATGAAAAATTGCAAGTAGTTCAATATTATTTATCTCCGGATCAATAATATTAAACTAATACTTGACAAATTTAATATAAATGTGCTATATTCTGAGAAATTATGAACATAAGATAAGAAATATCTATTTCGGGTTCAATATGTGGTGGAAACGGACAGAATGAAGATCGGCTGATGAAAACGAAGCGAATAAAGCTCGTGAATGAGAAAGGATGTGGATCATGTTCCAATGGAGCGAGGTAATCACAAGCGAAGCGAAAATCGAAGCATTGCGGCGTGAAGCAGCTCACGAGCAATGGGTTCGCTCGATGGTGAGCGGGACGAGCCAACGAACGCACTTCTATTACACCGCCACATTCCGCCTCGGCTGCTGGCTGACGGCCGTCGGCCAGCGCATACAGCGACATTCGACGATCGCGGAACCGACGTTGATTTCGAAGATCGGATCAAATCAAGGTGCTTGCTGAAAGTCCAATGATTTCGAAACGGGAACATCATACTTTCGCCTCGACACACAATCCCCAGATTGAGAAACCGGGTTGTGGAGCGATCCGCAATATGCAAGATTTGATGGAGAGTGGCCAATGAATACCATGTTATCCACGTGTCCCGTGTGTGATCAAGCGCTTGAGATCACCCGCTATCACTGCCGCAGCTGCGACACGACCATCGAAGGTCATTTCAGCCTGGGACGTTTGGGCAGGCTTTCGGAAGAGGAACTCTCCTTTGTGGAAACGTTCATTCGCTGCGAGGGGAAACTCAGCCGCATGGAAGACGAATTGGGTTTGTCCTACCCTACGCTGCGTGGACGCTTGACGCAGGTCATCCGGGCTTTGGGATTTCCCCTGGGCCCTGAGCCACAGCGCTTGAGTGATGAGGAACGCCACCGCATCCTGGACGAGTTGGCCAGCGGTGATATCTCTTCGGCAGATGCGATGCGTCTTCTGGAGGGCGAATAGAAATTCTGAAAAATGCAAGAATGAGGAAAATATAATGGAAAAATTCAGCTTGGACGTTGATGAGAAGACGAAGGTGCGCATCGAATCGATCGGTGGAGATTTGCGCATTTCCGGGAGAAGCGGATCGAAATTGGAAGCGCAGGCACCGGACTACGGTGAATTGAAAGTCGAGCAGAATGAGGATGAGATTACAATTTCCGCCCGCTCGGCTGTATTGATCTACCTGCCCGCTTCCATTCCGGTGGCAGTTGAACGTGTGGGCGGAGATGTACATGCGAAAGGCATGAGCGAATCGTTGTCGGTGGAGAGCGTCGGCGGTGATCTGCGCTTGAAGCGCAGCGGACACGTCGAGATCCAATGGATTGGCGGCGATCTCACCGCACGGAAGATGGACTCCGATCTTATCGTTGAGCATGTGGGCGGGGACGCGGTCATCGAGAAAGTGGAAGGCGTCGTGCGCTGCAGTGCAATTGGCGGCGATCTCTTGCTGCAGTCCGTGAAAGGGGCCGTCGATGTCTCTGTCGGAGGCGACGCCAGTGTAGAAATCGTTCCGCAGAAAGAAGCGAGTTCGCGCGTCGTTACAGGCAGCGATCTGACTTGCTATCTGCCGGAAGAATCTTCGGCGAACGTGCACGTGAACGCAGGCGGTGAATTGGTGCTGGTGGAACCGGGAGAATTTGAAGAATCCGAAGAGGGTGTCGTATTTCGTCTTGGCGACGGGCAGGGAGACGTCGATCTGACCTCGGGAGGCGATTTATGGCTGCGTGTGGGCAAGTATGAAGCATTTGGCACCGAGGATTGGATAGACGACATCACGAGTCGTGCGGAAGCCAGCGCTGCGGAAGTGGAAGCTCGCGTGGGCGCCCTCGTCGGCGGAGCATTTGCATTCGATGCCGACCGCATCGCAGAGCGGGTGCGAAAGTCTGTCTCCAAAGCCCGCAGGAAGGCGGAAAGGGCGCAGAAGCGAGCCGCGTCGTATGGCGCTTCCGATGGAAAGAATGTACGCATTACCTTCGGCCGCCACGGATCAAAGCCCGCCGAAGTAAGCGACGAAGAGCGTATGACCATTCTGCGTATGGTAGAAGACGGAAAGATCAACGTCGAGGAAGCCGAGAAGTTGCTGAGTGCGCTGGAGGGCGAGGCGTGACGGCGATGATCCTGGCAAAGTCTTCGGACTCGGCGACCGGCATGCGCCCGGTCGATCCGAAGCGGGATATGCGTGCCCTGGCGGAGTTGATCGAGGTTGCTTTCTCCAGCAATCTGGAAGCGGGAAGCGAACGGATGCTGGGTTGGATGAAGTTCATGGGCCGCTTGGGTTGGCCCGGATGGGTTCTGAGTTTCTATCTGCTGCCGCCTGCAGCC of Anaerolineales bacterium contains these proteins:
- a CDS encoding ribonuclease J, which produces MASKKLRLIPLGGLGEIGKNMMVVEYGENILVIDTGVMFPENDMLGIDYIIPDFEYLLDKKDKVRGIIITHGHEDHTGAIRHVLEEISAPIYATQLTRGLLEVKLKRGGEPKNVTLNTVQAGDEVQIGPFGVEFFHVCHSIPDGVGLGITTPAGLIVHSGDYKFDHTPVDGWPTDFGKLAEFGTRGVLALLADSTNADEPGWTPSEAVIDPAFDKVFQQAEGRILIASFASLISRMQQVANAAARHSRVISFVGTSMVENAKMARKLGYLEVPDEIVVPLDQALKMKSSKVVLMCTGTQGEPSSILGRLSTGKNRRFGLHSKDTIVLSSHPIPGNEEMINRTINRLYQGGADVIYDPIAPVHVSGHAKQEEMKLLIQLVRPQHLIPIHGELRHLKQHAALGGELGLPQENIAVIENGTVVEFQNGKMKVGERIPGGYVFVDGSGVGDVGPDVMREREALARDGFVLAHVTFDCKTGKIHGRPELITKGFVFIRDAEELMDEARSQIEQLIADDQHGDIESKIQKHLEHFFYSATKRRPMVFVFTSEVD
- a CDS encoding cold shock domain-containing protein; the encoded protein is MAKRTTGVVRWFDGSKGYGYIDAEDGENVFVHYRDIVDEKTPFLSQGEQVVFFLENTIIHGPQATDVTRLN
- a CDS encoding HD domain-containing protein; this encodes MPTLEEAKSWYDPNDPVHGFDHVQRVLHMAEYLGRELGADLEVIRAAALLHDAAGAHPQSQVPREQHEHASAEFGRQVLQEEGWPQDRIDAVLHCILAHRYRGNLKPKTLEAKILFDADKLDVIGAFGIARTIGYAVQAGLPIYQAPSKKFLEKGETEPNEAHSAYHEHLRKLRHVKDRLMTEPARAIGERRYQLLSDFFEQLAVEASCDVPDRASG
- the surE gene encoding 5'/3'-nucleotidase SurE, producing MNKNDKPLILLTNDDGIRSPGLWAAADALSELGFVVVAAPREQSSGYGRSLPNSSDGVIREEEVTVRGKSWEVFAVGGSPAQAVQCGVLEIAPRRPDLVVAGINYGENVGLGVTISGTVGAALEAAALGIPALAVSVEAEPHLHLSYSPEVDFSTAAYFTQRFARVAMRMEWMHDVDVIKVEVPRDATPETPWRLTRLTRAKYYVPLTSTRDNLDEASSVGYTVSQAHETFEPGSDAHALRVLHQVAVTPLSIDLTSRVDFQSLESLFRDRDEIGTDN
- a CDS encoding inositol monophosphatase family protein, whose protein sequence is MTSDRYTFAKNLTREAGVIIRQGYGNAKEIRKKGEIDLVTEYDLRSERFVVERLQRAFPEDAIVAEESGEYNEGSGHWFLDPLDGTVNFAHGVPVFSISLAYMVNGQLELGVIYDPLRDELFHARRGQGAWLDDQRLNVSSVKSLNQSLLATGFAYDIRTRIDNNLDHFSHLALRTQGVRRLGSAALDLAYVAAGYFEGYWEMCSFPWDIAAGTLMVTEANGVVSRAIGDRLDVSRATSIVATNGNIHNELVDALAEGILPPYEQEAKLKPLDEKRSS
- a CDS encoding response regulator, which translates into the protein MDTLEHPILIVEDADYFRELLEATLIHRGYIVVSARDGVEALEEIKKQEPSLILADIMMPRMDGFALAQNLRSNPKTEKIPILFISATFISQEDIDFALSLGAVTFLEKPVDAQELLLTVGEILTGSEIETPEPLSDESFHRGYRKRLESKLKQKYDQIMRARRLVESVPKRQRNEFETLLRQTKAQYRQIAGELEALEKLRGSRKESRS
- a CDS encoding class I SAM-dependent RNA methyltransferase — its product is MTIIDLQLSGSAYGGEAFGRDEDGRMTFVAFALPGETVRVEIVDARKSWARARLVEVLEASPERIDPRCPHFTECGGCHYQHAPYDTQLKIKAGILRDQLVRIGGFEAPPTRSIVPSPSPWNTRNQLQFSLADDGRLGFMAASTNDVVPIRECHLPLPEIDEVWPRIDAAERFDLERIILRTGTDGEVLIALQSELEPELDISIDLPASLVWLGPQGVTVIAGNEYLAYDVLDQRFRVSARSFFQVNSLLLDELVRLVLRAIDPKPGETIFDLYAGAGLFSAFIARHGARLVAVEQSLWSCRDFEVNLRAFDDVALYEAPVEMALPSIQEKPDMILVDPPRDGLSREVRDTLIELAPAKLVYLSCDPSTLARDAKRLVQAGFKLESVTPIDLFPQTYHLESLAVFEFSKN
- a CDS encoding alanine--glyoxylate aminotransferase family protein; amino-acid sequence: MPKLFIPGPTNVADEVLEAQTKAVIGHRSQALADLMGRIQPMMKQVFQTENRVFITASSGSGLQEGALRNCVAERLLICVCGAFGERWHAVAVSNAIPVDRLDANWGEPNTAEQVAAALQSKKYDALAIVHNETSTGVENPLADIAARARQVNSDLMILVDAVSSAAGVDIPVDEWDLDVLLTSSQKCFALPPGLAFAAVSERALQRAERIPHRGWYFDFLLYKRYLERNMTPATPAVTLLYALEKQLERILEEGIRSRFERHRELARLAQSWAQDRFALFAAEGYRSKTVTTVRNTRGIDFNQLSSFLQKSDMVLANGYGKLKGETFRIGHMGETTSADLQSLLDQIDAFLALRE
- a CDS encoding DUF2089 domain-containing protein, producing the protein MNTMLSTCPVCDQALEITRYHCRSCDTTIEGHFSLGRLGRLSEEELSFVETFIRCEGKLSRMEDELGLSYPTLRGRLTQVIRALGFPLGPEPQRLSDEERHRILDELASGDISSADAMRLLEGE